A single region of the Nocardioides sp. W7 genome encodes:
- a CDS encoding PadR family transcriptional regulator: MARRAETIELAVLGLLHEGPMHGYELRKRLNLMLGWGRVLSYGSLYPTLKKMLKGSLIEETTATVTPVTRRPRIVYQVTEAGTREFERLMTEVGPTAWEDDNFDIRFAFFGRTDMEIRLRVLEGRRIRLQERLDRVQRELKMTEQEVDRYAAELQRHGVESVEREVRWLSDLINAERSAGLPPPAAPPAPPAPQS, encoded by the coding sequence GTGGCACGTCGTGCAGAGACCATCGAGCTCGCAGTCCTCGGACTGCTGCACGAGGGACCCATGCACGGCTACGAGCTGCGCAAGCGGCTCAACCTGATGCTCGGCTGGGGCCGGGTGCTGTCCTACGGGTCGCTCTACCCGACCCTGAAGAAGATGCTGAAGGGGTCCCTCATCGAGGAGACCACCGCCACGGTCACCCCGGTCACCCGGCGCCCGCGCATCGTCTACCAGGTCACCGAGGCCGGCACCCGCGAGTTCGAGCGCCTGATGACGGAGGTCGGCCCGACCGCCTGGGAGGACGACAACTTCGACATCCGGTTCGCCTTCTTCGGGCGCACCGACATGGAGATCCGGCTGCGGGTCCTCGAGGGACGCCGGATCCGACTGCAGGAGCGGCTCGACCGCGTGCAGCGCGAGCTGAAGATGACCGAGCAAGAGGTCGACCGCTATGCGGCCGAGCTGCAGCGTCACGGCGTCGAGTCCGTCGAGCGCGAGGTCCGCTGGCTCTCCGACCTCATCAATGCCGAGCGAAGTGCCGGCTTGCCCCCACCCGCGGCGCCGCCGGCACCGCCAGCACCACAGTCCTAG
- a CDS encoding inositol-3-phosphate synthase has translation MGSVRVAIVGVGNCASSLVQGVEYYKDADPTGSVPGLMHVAFGEYHVKDVEFVLALDVDDLKVGKDLSEAINASQNNTIKIADVPTLGVEVKRGPTLDGLGKYYRQTIDESSAEPIDVVQALKDAKVDVMVSYLPVGSEEADKFYAQCAIDAGVGFVNALPVFIASDPVWAKKFEDAGVPIVGDDIKSQVGATITHRVMAKLFEDRGVTLDRTYQLNVGGNMDFKNMLERERLESKKVSKTQAVTSNLTGELANKISDRNVHIGPSDHVAWLDDRKWAYVRLEGRAFGDAPLNLEYKLEVWDSPNSAGIIIDAIRAAKIAKDRGLGGPIISASSYLMKSPPVQLPDDEGRRRVEAFIAGDE, from the coding sequence ATGGGTTCGGTTCGCGTAGCAATCGTGGGAGTCGGCAACTGTGCCAGCTCCCTCGTCCAGGGTGTCGAGTACTACAAGGACGCCGACCCGACGGGCTCGGTCCCCGGGCTCATGCACGTCGCCTTCGGCGAGTACCACGTCAAGGACGTGGAGTTCGTCCTGGCACTCGACGTCGACGACCTGAAGGTCGGCAAGGACCTCTCCGAGGCGATCAACGCCTCGCAGAACAACACGATCAAGATCGCCGACGTCCCGACCCTCGGCGTCGAGGTCAAGCGCGGCCCGACCCTCGACGGTCTCGGCAAGTACTACCGCCAGACCATCGACGAGTCGAGCGCCGAGCCGATCGACGTCGTCCAGGCGCTCAAGGACGCCAAGGTCGACGTGATGGTGTCCTACCTCCCGGTGGGCTCCGAGGAGGCCGACAAGTTCTACGCCCAGTGCGCCATCGACGCCGGCGTGGGCTTCGTCAACGCGCTGCCCGTCTTCATCGCCTCCGACCCGGTCTGGGCCAAGAAGTTCGAGGACGCCGGCGTCCCGATCGTCGGCGACGACATCAAGTCGCAGGTCGGCGCCACCATCACCCACCGGGTGATGGCGAAGCTGTTCGAGGACCGCGGCGTGACGCTGGACCGCACCTACCAGCTCAACGTCGGCGGCAACATGGACTTCAAGAACATGCTCGAGCGTGAGCGCCTGGAGTCCAAGAAGGTCTCCAAGACCCAGGCCGTCACCTCGAACCTGACCGGCGAGCTGGCCAACAAGATCTCCGACCGCAACGTGCACATCGGCCCGTCCGACCACGTCGCGTGGCTCGACGACCGCAAGTGGGCCTACGTCCGCCTCGAGGGTCGCGCCTTCGGCGACGCCCCCCTGAACCTCGAGTACAAGCTCGAGGTCTGGGACTCCCCGAACTCCGCCGGCATCATCATCGACGCGATCCGCGCGGCGAAGATCGCCAAGGACCGGGGCCTCGGCGGCCCGATCATCTCGGCGTCGTCGTACCTCATGAAGTCCCCGCCGGTGCAGCTCCCCGACGACGAGGGCCGCCGCCGCGTCGAGGCCTTCATCGCCGGCGACGAGTGA
- a CDS encoding CCA tRNA nucleotidyltransferase — MNLAEVQRSVATELDRIAPVIDDLGRIFEAAGHELALVGGPVRDAMLGRHHNDLDFTTSARPDETERLLKRWAEATWDMGRAFGTIGCRKGEWDVEVTTYRSESYDPSSRKPDVDFGDSLDGDLGRRDFTVNAMAVRLPGREVEDPHGGVVDLAHRVLRTPGRPEDSFSDDPLRMMRAARFAAQLGFSVDESVVAAMTAMAGRIEIISAERVRDELVKLICAPYPRLGLTLLVETGLAAHVLPELPALALERDEHHRHKDVYEHTLTVLEQAIELEDRLGGKPDFVSRFAALMHDVGKPRTRKFVDDGTVTFHHHDVVGAKLTRKRMKALRFSNDQIEAVSQLVELHLRFHGYGTGEWTDSAVRRYVRDAGDQLERLHVLTRADCTTRNQRKADRLRRTYDDLEVRIARLSEEEELASMRPDLDGNQIMEILGIGPGREVGEAYGFLLELRMDRGPLSEETAREELLAWWAARSVE; from the coding sequence CTGAACCTTGCCGAGGTGCAGCGGTCCGTGGCGACCGAGCTGGACCGCATCGCTCCGGTGATCGACGATCTCGGGCGGATCTTCGAGGCGGCCGGCCACGAGCTCGCCCTGGTCGGCGGCCCGGTGCGGGACGCGATGCTCGGCCGGCACCACAACGACCTCGACTTCACGACCTCGGCGCGGCCCGACGAGACCGAGCGGCTGCTGAAGAGGTGGGCCGAGGCGACCTGGGACATGGGTCGCGCGTTCGGCACCATCGGCTGCCGCAAGGGTGAGTGGGACGTCGAGGTGACGACGTACCGCTCGGAGTCGTACGACCCCTCCTCCCGCAAGCCCGACGTCGACTTCGGCGACTCCCTCGACGGCGACCTGGGCCGACGCGACTTCACCGTGAACGCGATGGCGGTGCGACTCCCGGGCCGCGAGGTCGAGGACCCGCACGGCGGCGTCGTGGACCTGGCCCACCGGGTGCTGCGCACCCCGGGCCGTCCCGAGGACTCCTTCTCCGACGACCCGCTGCGGATGATGCGGGCCGCCCGGTTCGCCGCGCAGCTCGGCTTCAGCGTGGACGAGAGCGTCGTCGCGGCGATGACCGCGATGGCCGGCCGGATCGAGATCATCTCGGCCGAGCGGGTCCGCGACGAGCTGGTCAAGCTGATCTGCGCGCCGTACCCGCGCCTCGGCCTGACCCTCCTCGTGGAGACCGGACTGGCCGCGCACGTGCTGCCCGAGCTGCCGGCGCTCGCGCTGGAGCGCGACGAGCACCACCGGCACAAGGACGTCTACGAGCACACCCTGACCGTGCTGGAGCAGGCGATCGAGCTCGAGGACCGGCTCGGTGGCAAGCCCGACTTCGTGTCCCGCTTCGCGGCGCTGATGCACGACGTCGGCAAGCCGCGCACCCGCAAGTTCGTCGACGACGGGACCGTCACCTTCCACCATCACGACGTGGTCGGCGCCAAGCTGACCCGCAAGCGGATGAAGGCGCTGCGCTTCTCCAACGACCAGATCGAGGCGGTCAGCCAGCTGGTCGAGCTGCACCTGCGCTTCCACGGCTACGGCACCGGCGAGTGGACCGACTCGGCGGTACGCCGCTACGTCCGCGACGCCGGTGACCAGCTGGAGCGGCTGCACGTGCTGACCCGGGCGGACTGCACGACCCGCAACCAGCGCAAGGCGGACCGGCTGCGGCGGACCTACGACGACCTCGAGGTGCGGATCGCGCGGCTGTCGGAGGAGGAGGAGCTGGCCTCCATGCGCCCGGACCTCGACGGCAACCAGATCATGGAGATCCTCGGGATCGGTCCGGGCCGGGAGGTCGGCGAGGCCTACGGGTTCCTGCTGGAGCTGCGGATGGACCGGGGCCCGCTCAGCGAGGAAACGGCCCGCGAGGAGCTGCTCGCCTGGTGGGCGGCTCGATCCGTCGAGTGA
- a CDS encoding DUF6049 family protein, which yields MLRPLSLLPALALVATTWVGWSAPAEAAQAARAEDPDAPLSVSIESMSPATVPDRGPVTLTGRVTNDDDVTWSTINLYPFISSQPLTTRAELTEATATAPSAPVGDRVTTGGPYHTIDELAPGESEYYSVRVRSADLRAHVAANGGNLADNAGVYWFGVHALGRSATDAGGTSAPTADGRARTFLPRVGGTGRQVKTALVVPLRGGIEYADDGSIADPAAWASSLATDGRLGSAVELGAAAGSRPLTWLIDPALTDATARLAAGNPARSLGSTVDPEATEDPDRLVADPEDPTATPPAEPETALPSPDGSTGSADQTEQEEPEPPTPTEETAARAASAWRESLRDALASTEILALPYGDLDVPAAAEHDSAAYTRARRRSGSSLQPWQLPTSPALGGRAFLDPASIELAGDDEALIGSDLMVPGLSGSAPTVATIGGRRLVLASTGAASGGPGPDDPLAGVAVRQRILAEAAVRRLVSPREPLVVVLPGGWSAAEPDEFFDGLDQPWLDLTTVADVLDEPATTLEPEQVVYPRAQARRQLGAGVFASARSLSEAGTTLQYLLTRNDTVGHEVADQAMASLSFASRADPDAALSSNTRSRAVLEDLLNGVRIEAPRQVTLSSASGRFSATLENTLDQPVTVRVRAVAEEPITITMTEEDVTLPPRSRRSVLLTASTEQQGVHNITLQVTNMAGTTVGTSDRLPIRAAQVSDVIWLIIGTGAALLLGAIGVRLARRFRAARRTSGDAAAPDDASPEAEATEQAPASA from the coding sequence ATGCTCCGCCCTCTGTCGCTGTTGCCTGCCCTCGCGCTGGTGGCGACGACCTGGGTGGGGTGGAGCGCGCCGGCCGAGGCGGCCCAGGCGGCCCGGGCGGAGGATCCCGACGCGCCGCTGTCGGTGAGCATCGAGTCGATGTCGCCCGCGACGGTGCCCGACCGCGGTCCGGTCACGCTCACCGGACGGGTGACCAACGACGACGACGTCACCTGGTCGACGATCAACCTCTACCCCTTCATCTCCTCCCAACCGCTCACCACGCGCGCCGAGCTCACCGAGGCGACGGCGACCGCGCCGTCGGCGCCGGTGGGCGACCGGGTCACGACGGGCGGGCCGTACCACACCATCGACGAGCTGGCGCCCGGCGAGTCCGAGTACTACTCCGTCCGCGTCCGCAGCGCCGACCTGCGCGCCCACGTCGCCGCGAACGGCGGGAATCTCGCCGACAACGCCGGGGTCTACTGGTTCGGCGTGCACGCCCTCGGCCGCAGCGCGACCGACGCCGGCGGCACCAGCGCCCCGACCGCCGACGGCCGCGCCCGGACCTTCCTGCCCCGCGTGGGCGGGACCGGCCGCCAGGTGAAGACCGCGCTGGTGGTCCCGCTCCGCGGAGGCATCGAGTACGCCGACGACGGCTCGATCGCCGACCCGGCGGCCTGGGCCTCCTCGCTGGCGACCGACGGACGGCTGGGCTCGGCGGTCGAGCTCGGGGCCGCCGCGGGCAGCCGTCCGCTCACCTGGCTGATCGACCCGGCGCTCACCGACGCCACGGCTCGGCTCGCCGCCGGGAACCCCGCGCGCTCGTTGGGCTCCACCGTCGATCCCGAGGCCACCGAGGACCCGGACCGGCTGGTGGCCGACCCCGAGGACCCGACGGCGACCCCGCCCGCCGAGCCGGAGACCGCCCTGCCCTCCCCCGACGGTTCGACCGGCTCGGCCGACCAGACCGAGCAGGAGGAACCGGAGCCGCCGACGCCCACCGAGGAGACCGCCGCGCGGGCCGCGTCGGCCTGGCGCGAGAGCCTGCGCGACGCGCTCGCGTCGACCGAGATCCTCGCCCTGCCGTACGGCGACCTCGACGTCCCGGCGGCGGCCGAGCACGACTCGGCGGCGTACACCCGAGCGCGCCGGCGCTCCGGGTCCAGCCTCCAGCCCTGGCAGCTCCCCACCAGCCCGGCGCTGGGCGGGCGCGCCTTCCTCGACCCGGCCTCGATCGAGCTGGCCGGTGACGACGAGGCCCTGATCGGCTCGGACCTGATGGTCCCCGGCCTGAGTGGCTCCGCCCCGACCGTCGCCACGATCGGGGGCCGGCGGCTGGTCCTCGCGTCGACGGGCGCCGCGAGCGGCGGCCCGGGGCCCGACGACCCGCTGGCCGGGGTCGCCGTACGCCAGCGGATCCTCGCCGAGGCCGCCGTACGCCGGCTGGTCAGCCCGCGTGAGCCGCTGGTCGTCGTGCTGCCCGGCGGCTGGTCCGCGGCCGAGCCGGACGAGTTCTTCGACGGCCTCGACCAGCCCTGGCTGGACCTGACCACCGTCGCCGACGTGCTCGACGAGCCGGCCACGACGCTCGAGCCCGAACAGGTCGTCTACCCCCGCGCCCAGGCCCGCCGGCAGCTCGGCGCCGGCGTCTTCGCCTCGGCCCGCTCGCTGAGCGAGGCCGGCACGACCCTGCAGTACCTGCTGACCCGCAACGACACCGTGGGCCACGAGGTCGCCGACCAGGCCATGGCCTCGCTGTCCTTCGCCAGCCGGGCCGACCCGGACGCCGCCCTCTCGAGCAACACCCGCTCCCGGGCGGTGCTCGAGGACCTGCTGAACGGGGTGCGGATCGAGGCACCGCGGCAGGTCACCCTCTCCAGCGCGAGCGGCCGGTTCTCCGCCACCCTGGAGAACACCCTCGACCAGCCGGTGACGGTGCGGGTCCGGGCGGTCGCGGAGGAGCCGATCACCATCACCATGACCGAGGAGGACGTCACGTTGCCGCCGCGCAGCCGCCGCAGCGTGCTCCTCACCGCCTCCACCGAGCAGCAGGGCGTCCACAACATCACCCTCCAGGTCACCAACATGGCCGGGACCACCGTGGGCACCAGCGACCGCCTCCCGATCCGCGCGGCCCAGGTCAGCGACGTCATCTGGCTGATCATCGGCACCGGCGCCGCGCTGCTCCTGGGCGCGATCGGGGTCCGCCTCGCCCGGCGCTTCCGCGCGGCCCGTCGTACCTCCGGCGACGCCGCGGCTCCCGACGACGCCAGTCCCGAGGCCGAGGCCACCGAGCAGGCGCCCGCGTCGGCATGA
- the murJ gene encoding murein biosynthesis integral membrane protein MurJ, whose protein sequence is MSAPEMSTRESAEETDRKILASSAVMAAGTVVSRLSGFVRSALLAAALGAYLHADIFTIANTIPNMLYILLAGGVFNAVLVPQLVRAMRDDPDGGEAYTNRVVTLAALFLGAVTLLLVLAAPLVMSLYLDSRYDDADLAAHRESIIDFARLCLPQVFFYGMFVLVGQILNSRGKFGPMMWAPIANNVISVLVLVVYLLTFGPAGGDERFGAFSRGQELLLGIGSTVGIAAQLLILVPFLRAAGFTFRPRFDFRGTGLGHTFRLALWTVLFVIVNQVAYTVVVRLASSGTVGGTEDGTGYMVYSSAFLIVMVPHSVITVSLATAILPRLSARAAEGDLAGLARTLTGSLRTALAVLLPFAALLPVVAPDIAQVVWGHGAAADDFDSYVPTLALFGPGVVFFTVHYLMLRGFYALERTRTVFFIQCWVAATNIAVALALVLRTNDEQTSPALVVAYSASYAVGAAISYAVLRRTVGGLHTGELLRFLVRLLLATAISTGVAVAVAWPLHRATEDSSWPAAVLVGGLVAVVDVVVFLVLARVLRLREVTSVLQTVTRRRSPTHRA, encoded by the coding sequence ATGAGCGCCCCCGAGATGAGCACCCGCGAGTCCGCGGAGGAGACCGACCGCAAGATCCTCGCCTCGAGCGCGGTGATGGCGGCCGGGACCGTGGTGTCCCGGCTGAGCGGCTTCGTCCGGTCCGCGCTGCTGGCCGCCGCGCTCGGCGCCTACCTGCACGCCGACATCTTCACGATCGCCAACACGATCCCGAACATGCTCTACATCCTGCTGGCCGGCGGCGTGTTCAACGCCGTCCTGGTCCCGCAGCTGGTGCGCGCCATGCGCGACGACCCCGACGGCGGGGAGGCCTACACCAACCGGGTCGTCACCCTGGCCGCGCTGTTCCTGGGTGCGGTCACGCTGCTTCTGGTGCTGGCGGCGCCGTTGGTGATGTCGCTCTACCTCGACTCGCGGTACGACGACGCGGACCTGGCCGCCCACCGCGAGTCGATCATCGACTTCGCCCGGCTCTGCCTGCCGCAGGTCTTCTTCTACGGGATGTTCGTGCTGGTCGGGCAGATCCTGAACTCCCGCGGGAAGTTCGGGCCGATGATGTGGGCGCCGATCGCCAACAACGTCATCTCGGTGCTGGTGCTGGTGGTCTACCTGCTCACCTTCGGCCCTGCCGGGGGCGACGAGCGGTTCGGAGCGTTCAGCCGCGGCCAGGAGCTGCTGCTCGGCATCGGCTCGACGGTCGGCATCGCGGCGCAGCTGCTGATCCTGGTGCCCTTCCTGCGCGCGGCGGGCTTCACCTTCCGGCCCCGCTTCGACTTCCGGGGCACCGGCCTCGGCCACACCTTCCGGCTGGCGCTGTGGACGGTGCTCTTCGTCATCGTCAACCAGGTCGCCTACACCGTGGTCGTCCGGCTCGCCTCCAGCGGCACCGTCGGCGGCACCGAGGACGGCACCGGTTACATGGTGTACTCCTCGGCCTTCCTGATCGTGATGGTCCCGCACTCGGTCATCACGGTCTCCCTCGCGACCGCGATCCTCCCGCGGCTCTCGGCCCGGGCCGCCGAGGGCGACCTCGCCGGGCTGGCCCGCACCCTCACCGGCAGCCTGCGCACCGCCCTCGCCGTACTGCTGCCCTTCGCGGCGCTCCTCCCGGTGGTCGCGCCCGACATCGCCCAGGTGGTGTGGGGACACGGCGCCGCCGCCGACGACTTCGACAGCTACGTCCCCACGCTCGCCCTCTTCGGCCCCGGCGTCGTCTTCTTCACCGTCCACTACCTGATGCTGCGCGGCTTCTACGCCCTCGAGCGCACCCGCACCGTCTTCTTCATCCAGTGCTGGGTCGCGGCCACCAACATCGCCGTCGCCCTGGCGCTGGTCCTCCGCACCAACGACGAGCAGACGTCACCGGCCCTGGTGGTGGCCTACTCCGCGTCGTACGCCGTGGGCGCGGCGATCTCGTACGCCGTGCTCCGCCGGACCGTCGGCGGTCTGCACACCGGCGAGCTGCTCCGCTTCCTGGTGCGGCTGCTGCTGGCCACCGCGATCTCGACCGGGGTGGCGGTCGCCGTGGCCTGGCCGCTGCACCGGGCGACCGAGGACTCCTCGTGGCCGGCGGCCGTGCTGGTCGGTGGGCTCGTCGCCGTGGTCGACGTCGTCGTGTTCCTCGTGCTGGCCCGGGTCCTGCGGCTGCGCGAGGTGACCTCGGTGCTCCAGACCGTGACCCGCCGCCGGTCGCCCACGCACCGGGCCTGA
- a CDS encoding protein kinase family protein, which produces MPHSNRPGDVLAGRYRLVDLLSESGNGRFWRAHDRILERHVALHVIAEDDERAAGLVEAARRSATVLDPRILRVLDAERTGGLCYVVNEWGAGTSLDTVVATHGPLLPRRAAWLVAEVADSVAVAHADGIAHGRLAPENVLIDQTGAIKVIGFSVDAALHGLPPGRLATDVTDLAGLLYCALTGRWAGVSTSAVPPAPQEHGRVLRPRQVRAGVPRPLDALCDEVLNPYSLGRSREGVDLETARGIADVLADFVGEPTGLPEQLALSNLRPGETVVLPQIPEIPARDPEPEPEPEPSTPPPAPEPDPTQAGLPIFGDDGDDVSWLDAPEAPAPPPPPFESPPERPLFAPEPSDGGPARKSRPSVGAREAQDRAEYWPWEGTDPDRTSGTGLTPVAEDVPGRSWLRLAAGIGAALLLLVAVVVAFNLGRGKTPLGTEPDDDPTTSVSPSPTAEPTPITGLVARDLDPQGDPPEENPDTVGRTVDGDPATTWRTSTYNEQLAPGGFKSGVGVVLDLGAAREVAEVGLRLVGEPSVISLYLTDSAPDDVEGLTPLLAEQRVGTEATLAPDQPGSGRFLTVWFTSLPAADGGFRGEIAEITVRG; this is translated from the coding sequence GTGCCGCACTCGAACCGACCCGGCGACGTCCTCGCCGGCCGCTACCGGCTGGTCGACCTGCTCAGCGAGAGCGGCAACGGCCGGTTCTGGCGCGCCCACGACCGGATCCTGGAACGGCACGTGGCGCTGCACGTCATCGCCGAGGACGACGAGCGTGCGGCCGGGCTCGTCGAGGCGGCCAGAAGGTCGGCGACCGTCCTGGACCCGCGGATCCTGCGCGTCCTCGACGCCGAGCGCACGGGCGGTCTCTGCTACGTCGTGAACGAGTGGGGCGCCGGCACCTCTCTGGACACCGTCGTCGCCACCCACGGGCCGCTGCTGCCGCGGCGGGCGGCCTGGCTGGTGGCCGAGGTGGCCGACTCGGTGGCCGTCGCACACGCGGACGGGATCGCGCACGGCCGACTGGCCCCGGAGAACGTGCTGATCGACCAGACCGGTGCGATCAAGGTGATCGGCTTCTCCGTCGACGCCGCCCTGCACGGGTTGCCGCCCGGCCGGCTCGCGACCGACGTCACCGATCTCGCGGGGCTCCTCTACTGCGCGTTGACCGGTCGGTGGGCGGGCGTGTCCACCTCCGCCGTACCCCCTGCTCCGCAGGAGCACGGCCGGGTGCTGCGCCCGCGGCAGGTCCGCGCCGGCGTACCCAGACCCCTGGACGCCCTGTGCGACGAGGTCCTCAACCCCTACTCGCTGGGCCGCAGCCGCGAGGGCGTCGACCTGGAGACCGCCCGCGGGATCGCCGACGTGCTCGCGGACTTCGTGGGCGAGCCGACCGGTCTGCCCGAGCAGCTCGCCCTGTCCAACCTGCGCCCCGGCGAGACCGTCGTGCTGCCGCAGATCCCGGAGATCCCGGCCCGCGACCCGGAGCCGGAGCCGGAGCCGGAGCCCAGCACTCCGCCGCCCGCCCCCGAGCCGGACCCCACCCAGGCGGGGCTGCCGATCTTCGGCGACGACGGCGACGACGTGTCGTGGCTCGACGCCCCGGAGGCGCCCGCGCCACCGCCGCCGCCGTTCGAGAGCCCGCCGGAGCGACCGCTCTTCGCCCCCGAGCCCTCCGACGGCGGACCGGCCCGGAAGTCCCGCCCCTCCGTCGGAGCCCGGGAGGCCCAGGACCGCGCCGAGTACTGGCCGTGGGAGGGGACCGACCCGGACCGCACCTCCGGCACGGGTCTGACCCCCGTGGCCGAGGACGTCCCGGGGCGCAGCTGGCTGCGGCTCGCCGCCGGGATCGGCGCGGCGCTGCTGCTCCTGGTCGCCGTGGTCGTCGCGTTCAATCTCGGCCGGGGGAAGACACCGCTCGGCACCGAGCCCGACGACGACCCGACGACCAGCGTCTCCCCGAGCCCCACCGCCGAGCCCACCCCGATCACCGGGCTGGTCGCGCGCGACCTCGACCCGCAGGGTGACCCGCCCGAGGAGAACCCCGACACGGTGGGGCGGACGGTCGACGGCGATCCGGCGACCACCTGGCGAACCTCGACGTACAACGAGCAGCTGGCGCCCGGAGGGTTCAAGAGCGGCGTCGGGGTCGTCCTCGACCTCGGTGCGGCGCGCGAGGTGGCCGAGGTCGGCCTCCGGCTCGTCGGCGAGCCGAGCGTGATCTCGCTCTACCTCACCGACAGCGCCCCCGACGACGTCGAGGGCCTCACCCCGCTGCTGGCGGAGCAGCGGGTCGGCACCGAGGCGACCCTGGCCCCGGACCAGCCCGGCTCCGGCCGGTTCCTCACCGTCTGGTTCACCTCGCTGCCGGCGGCCGACGGCGGCTTCCGGGGCGAGATCGCCGAGATCACGGTGCGGGGATGA
- the sigM gene encoding RNA polymerase sigma factor SigM yields MSALDDGRSDAALLAAHVDGDTTAFGVLFGRHRDRLWAVALRTMGNAEDAADGLQDGMIAAYRRAATFRGDAAVTTWLHRVVVNACLDRLRASKVRRTEALPDDLEEYVGRGSLVTSGPGSGDPADASVRAERRRAVLAALSRLPAEQRAALVLVDMEGYAVAEVAVMLDCPEGTVKSRCSRGRTRLAALLDDLAPRVDEGHSGPRNPRPAPAVRPTEGTTAPP; encoded by the coding sequence ATGAGCGCGCTGGACGACGGGCGCTCGGACGCCGCGCTGCTCGCCGCGCACGTCGACGGCGACACCACGGCGTTCGGGGTGCTCTTCGGCCGCCACCGTGACCGGCTCTGGGCGGTCGCGCTGCGCACCATGGGCAACGCCGAGGACGCGGCCGACGGCCTGCAGGACGGCATGATCGCCGCCTATCGGCGCGCGGCGACGTTCCGCGGCGACGCCGCCGTGACCACCTGGCTGCACCGCGTCGTCGTGAACGCGTGCCTCGACCGGCTCCGGGCCTCGAAGGTGCGGCGGACCGAGGCGCTCCCCGACGACCTCGAGGAGTACGTCGGCCGCGGGTCCCTGGTCACCTCCGGCCCCGGGTCCGGTGATCCGGCGGACGCGTCCGTGCGCGCCGAGCGGCGACGGGCCGTGCTCGCCGCGCTCAGCCGGCTCCCGGCCGAGCAGCGGGCGGCCCTGGTGCTCGTCGACATGGAGGGCTACGCGGTGGCCGAGGTGGCGGTGATGCTCGACTGCCCGGAGGGGACGGTGAAGTCCCGGTGCTCCCGGGGGCGGACCCGGCTGGCCGCGCTGCTCGACGACCTCGCCCCCCGAGTCGACGAGGGTCACTCCGGTCCGAGGAACCCCCGACCGGCGCCGGCCGTCCGACCAACGGAGGGCACGACGGCCCCTCCGTAG
- the trxB gene encoding thioredoxin-disulfide reductase, producing MSETRNVIIIGSGPSGYTAAVYAARASLAPLVFEGSVTAGGALMNTTEVENFPGFRDGIMGPALMDEMRAQAERFGAELVADDVIEVDLTGDVKVVKTATDTYTARAVILATGSGYRKLGLPNEEELSGRGVSWCATCDGFFFREQHIAVVGGGDSAIEEATFLTRFGSKVSLIVRRDELRASKIMQERAFADPKLEIEWNSVVETINGSDRLESVTLKDTVTGETRDLSSTGLFIAIGHDPRSELLTGQVDLDDDGYVQVRHPSTATNLPGVFAAGDLVDHHYRQAITAAGTGCSAALDAERYLAELDHAAVSASDAQDAVAGSAVSEQVQTAGL from the coding sequence ATGTCCGAGACCCGCAACGTGATCATCATCGGCTCCGGGCCGTCCGGCTACACCGCTGCGGTGTACGCCGCCCGCGCCAGCCTGGCGCCCCTGGTCTTCGAGGGCTCGGTGACCGCCGGCGGGGCGCTGATGAACACCACCGAGGTCGAGAACTTCCCGGGTTTCCGCGACGGCATCATGGGCCCGGCCCTGATGGACGAGATGCGGGCGCAGGCCGAGCGGTTCGGCGCCGAGCTGGTCGCCGACGACGTGATCGAGGTCGACCTGACCGGCGACGTGAAGGTCGTCAAGACCGCCACCGACACCTACACCGCCCGGGCGGTGATCCTGGCGACCGGCTCGGGCTACCGGAAGCTCGGTCTCCCCAACGAGGAGGAGCTCTCGGGCCGCGGCGTCTCCTGGTGCGCCACCTGCGACGGCTTCTTCTTCCGCGAGCAGCACATCGCCGTCGTCGGCGGTGGCGACTCGGCGATCGAGGAGGCGACCTTCCTGACCCGGTTCGGCTCGAAGGTCTCGCTGATCGTGCGCCGCGACGAGCTGCGCGCCTCCAAGATCATGCAGGAGCGCGCCTTCGCCGACCCGAAGCTCGAGATCGAGTGGAACTCCGTCGTCGAGACCATCAACGGCTCGGACCGGCTGGAGTCGGTGACCCTGAAGGACACCGTCACCGGTGAGACCCGCGACCTGTCGTCCACCGGCCTGTTCATCGCGATCGGCCACGACCCGCGCTCGGAGCTGCTCACCGGCCAGGTCGACCTGGACGACGACGGCTACGTGCAGGTCCGGCACCCCTCCACCGCCACCAACCTGCCCGGCGTCTTCGCCGCCGGCGACCTGGTCGACCACCACTACCGCCAGGCGATCACCGCCGCCGGGACGGGCTGCTCGGCTGCGCTCGACGCCGAGCGCTACCTCGCGGAGCTGGACCACGCGGCCGTCAGCGCCTCCGACGCGCAGGACGCCGTCGCCGGCTCCGCCGTCTCCGAGCAGGTCCAGACCGCCGGTCTGTGA